Proteins encoded in a region of the Augochlora pura isolate Apur16 chromosome 4, APUR_v2.2.1, whole genome shotgun sequence genome:
- the Dpp10 gene encoding dipeptidyl peptidase 10 isoform X4 yields the protein MADHDNIYDDELVSANQNQRNWRGILIALLVIVAVLALIVTSVALLTPPDEGPRVRGTRLRLSEVLSGELTPLLFNGSWTSEQHICYRDVWGGISLLYINQDNVTSRSLMPNETFRRLNPAKFLLSPDRKYLLLAYNVKKLFRYSYLAQYNVYDVNTREIIKLSPYPEKEDHPYLLLAKWTPRGHGLVMVQDYDIYYRTGPMSNTGYRVTNTSIPGILSNGLPDWLYEEEILLCAEAIWMSPDGHMMLYASFNDSLVEEMHISWFGEENKVLYPKIRSLRYPKPGTPNPVARLYVADLADPKNIHTKVVKPPPIIEHVEHYFTSASWVSSTEVCITWLTRAQNLSVVTRCQSPMWRCQEIQRIVSEDRGWVDTPPEAPIFSANGSSYIAISPVKDGPSGYYKHIVWVNVDRKLIIPLTHGKFEVTQIVAWDQVNNTIYFIGIPPMRPGQRHLYYVSSVLPNVGTSLHPAVCITCTEASEGNLNDHQTVLSRHHSTSSENNYIRDHYEARENAQHSDREKAKEKPTKKQKPKPYVPPTFNEEPCQYHNAIFPRGSTNYFILECYGPSIPTVALYKTELPMPRLIYVLQNNTQLRERVANLALPQVKTFPVQMSGGYNAQVRLHLPPGLREDEITRYPLVVQVYGAPGTQLVTEMFKIDWNTFLASRKNVIVAQIDGRGSGGQGYKFLHEVYYRLGSVEVADQLEVTEYLRDSLHFVDKRRVAIWGWSYGGFLAALALAHPDGNVFQCGISLAPIVSWKLYDSAFAERYMGMPTVTSNYKGYAESDVYEKVESLRDKMFYLVHGTADDNVQFQQSMALARHLAKKGILFRQQVYPDVSHSLAGVKGHLYLSMAQFLDDCFQKQVPTDTKAGLISGGTSL from the exons CTTGTCTCAGCGAATCAGAATCAAAGAAACTGGCGTGGGATTCTGATTGCTCTACTGGTGATCGTTGCGGTCCTGGCTTTGATCGTGACATCAGTTGCTCTGTTAACACCACCAGATGAAGGCCCTAGAGTACGAGGCACACGGCTACGCCTCTCCGAg GTACTATCCGGAGAATTAACCCCTCTCCTCTTCAACGGATCATGGACAAGCGAACAACACATATGCTACAGGGATGTTTGGGGTGGAATTTCgctgttatatattaatcaaGATAATGTTACCTCTCGTAGCTTAATGCCCAATGAAACTTTT AGAAGACTGAATCCTGCCAAGTTCTTGTTATCGCCGGATCGTAAATACTTGCTCCTAGCTTATAACGTGAAGAAACTGTTTCGATACTCGTATTTAGCACAGTACAATGTCTATGATGTGAATACACG ggaaattataaaattaagtcCATACCCGGAGAAGGAGGATCACCCTTATCTTTTATTAGCAAAGTGGACTCCGCGCGGTCACGGACTTGTCATGGTGCAAGATtacgatatatattatagaactGGTCCTATGAGTAATACAGGCTATCGAGTTACTAATACATCAATTCCTGGTATTTTGTCGAATGGATTACCCGATTGGCTGTACGAAG AGGAAATATTGCTCTGCGCAGAGGCTATTTGGATGTCACCAGATGGTCATATGATGTTATATGCATCTTTTAATGATTCGCTCGTTGAGGAGATGCACATATCGTGGTTTGGAGAAGAAAATAAGGTTCTTTATCCGAAAATACGATCTCTTCGTTATCCGAAG cCAGGAACTCCGAACCCTGTGGCGCGACTCTACGTAGCAGATTTGGCAGATCCAAAGAATATTCATACGAAGGTAGTGAAACCGCCACCTATCATCGAGCATGT AGAACATTACTTTACTTCGGCTTCTTGGGTATCGTCAACGGAGGTGTGCATAACGTGGTTAACACGTGCTCAGAACCTTTCGGTTGTAACTAGATGCCAAAGTCCAATGTGGCGTTGTCAG GAGATTCAAAGGATAGTATCTGAAGATCGTGGATGGGTGGACACCCCTCCAGAAGCACCTATTTTCTCAGCAAACGGAAGCAGTTATATTGCAATAAGTCCGGTAAAGGATGGTCCATCTGGTTATTATAAACACATTGTTTGGGTGAATGTTGATCGAAAGTTGATTATTCCTCTCACGCATGGGAAGTTCGAAGTCACTCAAATAGTGGCATGGGATCAAGTGAACAATACTAT ATATTTTATAGGTATACCGCCGATGCGTCCAGGCCAGAGACACCTTTATTACGTGAGTTCTGTGTTACCGAATGTGGGTACGTCTCTGCATCCTGCTGTCTGCATCACATGTACAGAAGCCTCagaagggaatttaaatgATCACCAAACAGTTCTTTCTCGTCATCATAGCACTTCgtccgaaaataattatatacgtgACCATTATGAGGCAAGAGAGAACGCGCAACACTCGGACCGAGAAAAGGCGAAGGAAAAACCTACGAAGAAACAAAAACCGAAACCATATGTACCTCCAA CTTTTAATGAAGAACCGTGTCAATACCATAATGCTATTTTTCCACGGGGGAGTAcgaactattttattttagaatgttaTGGGCCAAGTATACCAACGGTTGCATTGTACAAAACTGAACTACCTATGCCACGGCTGATCTACGTTTTGCAGAACAATACACAATTACGT GAAAGAGTTGCTAATCTCGCACTACCGCAAGTAAAAACATTCCCTGTACAAATGAGTGGCGGGTATAACGCACAAGTGAGACTACATTTGCCGCCCGGTTTGAGAGAAGATGAAATCACGAGGTACCCTTTAGTCGTGCAAGT GTATGGTGCACCTGGAACGCAATTAGTAACGGAAATGTTCAAAATAGACTGGAACACATTCCTGGCTAGTAGGAAAAATGTGATCGTCGCCCAGATCGATGGTAGAGGCAGCGGAGGCCAAGGTTACAAGTTTTTGCACGAAGTGTACTATAGACTTGGTTCCGTAGAAGTTGCTGACCAACTGGAAGTTACCGA ATACTTGCGGGATTCGTTGCACTTTGTGGACAAAAGACGGGTTGCTATTTGGGGATGGAGCTATGGAGGTTTCTTGGCCGCACTTGCATTAGCGCATCCCGATGGAAACGTATTTCAATGTGGTATAAGCCTGGCGCCTATTGTATCATGGAAACTCTATG attctGCGTTTGCCGAACGATATATGGGCATGCCAACTGTTACATCAAATTACAAAGGTTACGCAGAATCAGATGTTTATGAAAAAGTTGAGTCTTTGCGAGATAAAATGTTCTACTTGGTACACGGTACAGCTGACGATAATGTCCAGTTTCAACAATCAATGGCACTCGCACGACATCTTGCTAAGAAAGGCATACTTTTTCGACAAcag gTTTATCCTGACGTGAGTCATTCTCTAGCAGGAGTAAAGGGTCatctttatttatcaatggCACAATTCTTAGACGACTGTTTTCAAAAGCAAGTACCTACCGATACGAAAGCGGGTCTTATCAGTGGTGGTACTAGTTTGTag
- the Dpp10 gene encoding dipeptidyl peptidase 10 isoform X2, giving the protein MWRRNEDRDTRPESEDLTEGEEMEGSENNDETENTETGGQNMKEKMNNVQVKKSIGLERTMEEKLVSANQNQRNWRGILIALLVIVAVLALIVTSVALLTPPDEGPRVRGTRLRLSEVLSGELTPLLFNGSWTSEQHICYRDVWGGISLLYINQDNVTSRSLMPNETFRRLNPAKFLLSPDRKYLLLAYNVKKLFRYSYLAQYNVYDVNTREIIKLSPYPEKEDHPYLLLAKWTPRGHGLVMVQDYDIYYRTGPMSNTGYRVTNTSIPGILSNGLPDWLYEEEILLCAEAIWMSPDGHMMLYASFNDSLVEEMHISWFGEENKVLYPKIRSLRYPKPGTPNPVARLYVADLADPKNIHTKVVKPPPIIEHVEHYFTSASWVSSTEVCITWLTRAQNLSVVTRCQSPMWRCQEIQRIVSEDRGWVDTPPEAPIFSANGSSYIAISPVKDGPSGYYKHIVWVNVDRKLIIPLTHGKFEVTQIVAWDQVNNTIYFIGIPPMRPGQRHLYYVSSVLPNVGTSLHPAVCITCTEASEGNLNDHQTVLSRHHSTSSENNYIRDHYEARENAQHSDREKAKEKPTKKQKPKPYVPPTFNEEPCQYHNAIFPRGSTNYFILECYGPSIPTVALYKTELPMPRLIYVLQNNTQLRERVANLALPQVKTFPVQMSGGYNAQVRLHLPPGLREDEITRYPLVVQVYGAPGTQLVTEMFKIDWNTFLASRKNVIVAQIDGRGSGGQGYKFLHEVYYRLGSVEVADQLEVTEYLRDSLHFVDKRRVAIWGWSYGGFLAALALAHPDGNVFQCGISLAPIVSWKLYDSAFAERYMGMPTVTSNYKGYAESDVYEKVESLRDKMFYLVHGTADDNVQFQQSMALARHLAKKGILFRQQVYPDVSHSLAGVKGHLYLSMAQFLDDCFQKQVPTDTKAGLISGGTSL; this is encoded by the exons CTTGTCTCAGCGAATCAGAATCAAAGAAACTGGCGTGGGATTCTGATTGCTCTACTGGTGATCGTTGCGGTCCTGGCTTTGATCGTGACATCAGTTGCTCTGTTAACACCACCAGATGAAGGCCCTAGAGTACGAGGCACACGGCTACGCCTCTCCGAg GTACTATCCGGAGAATTAACCCCTCTCCTCTTCAACGGATCATGGACAAGCGAACAACACATATGCTACAGGGATGTTTGGGGTGGAATTTCgctgttatatattaatcaaGATAATGTTACCTCTCGTAGCTTAATGCCCAATGAAACTTTT AGAAGACTGAATCCTGCCAAGTTCTTGTTATCGCCGGATCGTAAATACTTGCTCCTAGCTTATAACGTGAAGAAACTGTTTCGATACTCGTATTTAGCACAGTACAATGTCTATGATGTGAATACACG ggaaattataaaattaagtcCATACCCGGAGAAGGAGGATCACCCTTATCTTTTATTAGCAAAGTGGACTCCGCGCGGTCACGGACTTGTCATGGTGCAAGATtacgatatatattatagaactGGTCCTATGAGTAATACAGGCTATCGAGTTACTAATACATCAATTCCTGGTATTTTGTCGAATGGATTACCCGATTGGCTGTACGAAG AGGAAATATTGCTCTGCGCAGAGGCTATTTGGATGTCACCAGATGGTCATATGATGTTATATGCATCTTTTAATGATTCGCTCGTTGAGGAGATGCACATATCGTGGTTTGGAGAAGAAAATAAGGTTCTTTATCCGAAAATACGATCTCTTCGTTATCCGAAG cCAGGAACTCCGAACCCTGTGGCGCGACTCTACGTAGCAGATTTGGCAGATCCAAAGAATATTCATACGAAGGTAGTGAAACCGCCACCTATCATCGAGCATGT AGAACATTACTTTACTTCGGCTTCTTGGGTATCGTCAACGGAGGTGTGCATAACGTGGTTAACACGTGCTCAGAACCTTTCGGTTGTAACTAGATGCCAAAGTCCAATGTGGCGTTGTCAG GAGATTCAAAGGATAGTATCTGAAGATCGTGGATGGGTGGACACCCCTCCAGAAGCACCTATTTTCTCAGCAAACGGAAGCAGTTATATTGCAATAAGTCCGGTAAAGGATGGTCCATCTGGTTATTATAAACACATTGTTTGGGTGAATGTTGATCGAAAGTTGATTATTCCTCTCACGCATGGGAAGTTCGAAGTCACTCAAATAGTGGCATGGGATCAAGTGAACAATACTAT ATATTTTATAGGTATACCGCCGATGCGTCCAGGCCAGAGACACCTTTATTACGTGAGTTCTGTGTTACCGAATGTGGGTACGTCTCTGCATCCTGCTGTCTGCATCACATGTACAGAAGCCTCagaagggaatttaaatgATCACCAAACAGTTCTTTCTCGTCATCATAGCACTTCgtccgaaaataattatatacgtgACCATTATGAGGCAAGAGAGAACGCGCAACACTCGGACCGAGAAAAGGCGAAGGAAAAACCTACGAAGAAACAAAAACCGAAACCATATGTACCTCCAA CTTTTAATGAAGAACCGTGTCAATACCATAATGCTATTTTTCCACGGGGGAGTAcgaactattttattttagaatgttaTGGGCCAAGTATACCAACGGTTGCATTGTACAAAACTGAACTACCTATGCCACGGCTGATCTACGTTTTGCAGAACAATACACAATTACGT GAAAGAGTTGCTAATCTCGCACTACCGCAAGTAAAAACATTCCCTGTACAAATGAGTGGCGGGTATAACGCACAAGTGAGACTACATTTGCCGCCCGGTTTGAGAGAAGATGAAATCACGAGGTACCCTTTAGTCGTGCAAGT GTATGGTGCACCTGGAACGCAATTAGTAACGGAAATGTTCAAAATAGACTGGAACACATTCCTGGCTAGTAGGAAAAATGTGATCGTCGCCCAGATCGATGGTAGAGGCAGCGGAGGCCAAGGTTACAAGTTTTTGCACGAAGTGTACTATAGACTTGGTTCCGTAGAAGTTGCTGACCAACTGGAAGTTACCGA ATACTTGCGGGATTCGTTGCACTTTGTGGACAAAAGACGGGTTGCTATTTGGGGATGGAGCTATGGAGGTTTCTTGGCCGCACTTGCATTAGCGCATCCCGATGGAAACGTATTTCAATGTGGTATAAGCCTGGCGCCTATTGTATCATGGAAACTCTATG attctGCGTTTGCCGAACGATATATGGGCATGCCAACTGTTACATCAAATTACAAAGGTTACGCAGAATCAGATGTTTATGAAAAAGTTGAGTCTTTGCGAGATAAAATGTTCTACTTGGTACACGGTACAGCTGACGATAATGTCCAGTTTCAACAATCAATGGCACTCGCACGACATCTTGCTAAGAAAGGCATACTTTTTCGACAAcag gTTTATCCTGACGTGAGTCATTCTCTAGCAGGAGTAAAGGGTCatctttatttatcaatggCACAATTCTTAGACGACTGTTTTCAAAAGCAAGTACCTACCGATACGAAAGCGGGTCTTATCAGTGGTGGTACTAGTTTGTag
- the Dpp10 gene encoding dipeptidyl peptidase 10 isoform X1 — MWRRNEDRDTRPESEDLTEGEEMEGSENNDETENTETGGQNMKEKMNNVQVKKSIGLERTMEEKELVSANQNQRNWRGILIALLVIVAVLALIVTSVALLTPPDEGPRVRGTRLRLSEVLSGELTPLLFNGSWTSEQHICYRDVWGGISLLYINQDNVTSRSLMPNETFRRLNPAKFLLSPDRKYLLLAYNVKKLFRYSYLAQYNVYDVNTREIIKLSPYPEKEDHPYLLLAKWTPRGHGLVMVQDYDIYYRTGPMSNTGYRVTNTSIPGILSNGLPDWLYEEEILLCAEAIWMSPDGHMMLYASFNDSLVEEMHISWFGEENKVLYPKIRSLRYPKPGTPNPVARLYVADLADPKNIHTKVVKPPPIIEHVEHYFTSASWVSSTEVCITWLTRAQNLSVVTRCQSPMWRCQEIQRIVSEDRGWVDTPPEAPIFSANGSSYIAISPVKDGPSGYYKHIVWVNVDRKLIIPLTHGKFEVTQIVAWDQVNNTIYFIGIPPMRPGQRHLYYVSSVLPNVGTSLHPAVCITCTEASEGNLNDHQTVLSRHHSTSSENNYIRDHYEARENAQHSDREKAKEKPTKKQKPKPYVPPTFNEEPCQYHNAIFPRGSTNYFILECYGPSIPTVALYKTELPMPRLIYVLQNNTQLRERVANLALPQVKTFPVQMSGGYNAQVRLHLPPGLREDEITRYPLVVQVYGAPGTQLVTEMFKIDWNTFLASRKNVIVAQIDGRGSGGQGYKFLHEVYYRLGSVEVADQLEVTEYLRDSLHFVDKRRVAIWGWSYGGFLAALALAHPDGNVFQCGISLAPIVSWKLYDSAFAERYMGMPTVTSNYKGYAESDVYEKVESLRDKMFYLVHGTADDNVQFQQSMALARHLAKKGILFRQQVYPDVSHSLAGVKGHLYLSMAQFLDDCFQKQVPTDTKAGLISGGTSL, encoded by the exons GAGCTTGTCTCAGCGAATCAGAATCAAAGAAACTGGCGTGGGATTCTGATTGCTCTACTGGTGATCGTTGCGGTCCTGGCTTTGATCGTGACATCAGTTGCTCTGTTAACACCACCAGATGAAGGCCCTAGAGTACGAGGCACACGGCTACGCCTCTCCGAg GTACTATCCGGAGAATTAACCCCTCTCCTCTTCAACGGATCATGGACAAGCGAACAACACATATGCTACAGGGATGTTTGGGGTGGAATTTCgctgttatatattaatcaaGATAATGTTACCTCTCGTAGCTTAATGCCCAATGAAACTTTT AGAAGACTGAATCCTGCCAAGTTCTTGTTATCGCCGGATCGTAAATACTTGCTCCTAGCTTATAACGTGAAGAAACTGTTTCGATACTCGTATTTAGCACAGTACAATGTCTATGATGTGAATACACG ggaaattataaaattaagtcCATACCCGGAGAAGGAGGATCACCCTTATCTTTTATTAGCAAAGTGGACTCCGCGCGGTCACGGACTTGTCATGGTGCAAGATtacgatatatattatagaactGGTCCTATGAGTAATACAGGCTATCGAGTTACTAATACATCAATTCCTGGTATTTTGTCGAATGGATTACCCGATTGGCTGTACGAAG AGGAAATATTGCTCTGCGCAGAGGCTATTTGGATGTCACCAGATGGTCATATGATGTTATATGCATCTTTTAATGATTCGCTCGTTGAGGAGATGCACATATCGTGGTTTGGAGAAGAAAATAAGGTTCTTTATCCGAAAATACGATCTCTTCGTTATCCGAAG cCAGGAACTCCGAACCCTGTGGCGCGACTCTACGTAGCAGATTTGGCAGATCCAAAGAATATTCATACGAAGGTAGTGAAACCGCCACCTATCATCGAGCATGT AGAACATTACTTTACTTCGGCTTCTTGGGTATCGTCAACGGAGGTGTGCATAACGTGGTTAACACGTGCTCAGAACCTTTCGGTTGTAACTAGATGCCAAAGTCCAATGTGGCGTTGTCAG GAGATTCAAAGGATAGTATCTGAAGATCGTGGATGGGTGGACACCCCTCCAGAAGCACCTATTTTCTCAGCAAACGGAAGCAGTTATATTGCAATAAGTCCGGTAAAGGATGGTCCATCTGGTTATTATAAACACATTGTTTGGGTGAATGTTGATCGAAAGTTGATTATTCCTCTCACGCATGGGAAGTTCGAAGTCACTCAAATAGTGGCATGGGATCAAGTGAACAATACTAT ATATTTTATAGGTATACCGCCGATGCGTCCAGGCCAGAGACACCTTTATTACGTGAGTTCTGTGTTACCGAATGTGGGTACGTCTCTGCATCCTGCTGTCTGCATCACATGTACAGAAGCCTCagaagggaatttaaatgATCACCAAACAGTTCTTTCTCGTCATCATAGCACTTCgtccgaaaataattatatacgtgACCATTATGAGGCAAGAGAGAACGCGCAACACTCGGACCGAGAAAAGGCGAAGGAAAAACCTACGAAGAAACAAAAACCGAAACCATATGTACCTCCAA CTTTTAATGAAGAACCGTGTCAATACCATAATGCTATTTTTCCACGGGGGAGTAcgaactattttattttagaatgttaTGGGCCAAGTATACCAACGGTTGCATTGTACAAAACTGAACTACCTATGCCACGGCTGATCTACGTTTTGCAGAACAATACACAATTACGT GAAAGAGTTGCTAATCTCGCACTACCGCAAGTAAAAACATTCCCTGTACAAATGAGTGGCGGGTATAACGCACAAGTGAGACTACATTTGCCGCCCGGTTTGAGAGAAGATGAAATCACGAGGTACCCTTTAGTCGTGCAAGT GTATGGTGCACCTGGAACGCAATTAGTAACGGAAATGTTCAAAATAGACTGGAACACATTCCTGGCTAGTAGGAAAAATGTGATCGTCGCCCAGATCGATGGTAGAGGCAGCGGAGGCCAAGGTTACAAGTTTTTGCACGAAGTGTACTATAGACTTGGTTCCGTAGAAGTTGCTGACCAACTGGAAGTTACCGA ATACTTGCGGGATTCGTTGCACTTTGTGGACAAAAGACGGGTTGCTATTTGGGGATGGAGCTATGGAGGTTTCTTGGCCGCACTTGCATTAGCGCATCCCGATGGAAACGTATTTCAATGTGGTATAAGCCTGGCGCCTATTGTATCATGGAAACTCTATG attctGCGTTTGCCGAACGATATATGGGCATGCCAACTGTTACATCAAATTACAAAGGTTACGCAGAATCAGATGTTTATGAAAAAGTTGAGTCTTTGCGAGATAAAATGTTCTACTTGGTACACGGTACAGCTGACGATAATGTCCAGTTTCAACAATCAATGGCACTCGCACGACATCTTGCTAAGAAAGGCATACTTTTTCGACAAcag gTTTATCCTGACGTGAGTCATTCTCTAGCAGGAGTAAAGGGTCatctttatttatcaatggCACAATTCTTAGACGACTGTTTTCAAAAGCAAGTACCTACCGATACGAAAGCGGGTCTTATCAGTGGTGGTACTAGTTTGTag
- the Dpp10 gene encoding dipeptidyl peptidase 10 isoform X5, with translation MKHRELVSANQNQRNWRGILIALLVIVAVLALIVTSVALLTPPDEGPRVRGTRLRLSEVLSGELTPLLFNGSWTSEQHICYRDVWGGISLLYINQDNVTSRSLMPNETFRRLNPAKFLLSPDRKYLLLAYNVKKLFRYSYLAQYNVYDVNTREIIKLSPYPEKEDHPYLLLAKWTPRGHGLVMVQDYDIYYRTGPMSNTGYRVTNTSIPGILSNGLPDWLYEEEILLCAEAIWMSPDGHMMLYASFNDSLVEEMHISWFGEENKVLYPKIRSLRYPKPGTPNPVARLYVADLADPKNIHTKVVKPPPIIEHVEHYFTSASWVSSTEVCITWLTRAQNLSVVTRCQSPMWRCQEIQRIVSEDRGWVDTPPEAPIFSANGSSYIAISPVKDGPSGYYKHIVWVNVDRKLIIPLTHGKFEVTQIVAWDQVNNTIYFIGIPPMRPGQRHLYYVSSVLPNVGTSLHPAVCITCTEASEGNLNDHQTVLSRHHSTSSENNYIRDHYEARENAQHSDREKAKEKPTKKQKPKPYVPPTFNEEPCQYHNAIFPRGSTNYFILECYGPSIPTVALYKTELPMPRLIYVLQNNTQLRERVANLALPQVKTFPVQMSGGYNAQVRLHLPPGLREDEITRYPLVVQVYGAPGTQLVTEMFKIDWNTFLASRKNVIVAQIDGRGSGGQGYKFLHEVYYRLGSVEVADQLEVTEYLRDSLHFVDKRRVAIWGWSYGGFLAALALAHPDGNVFQCGISLAPIVSWKLYDSAFAERYMGMPTVTSNYKGYAESDVYEKVESLRDKMFYLVHGTADDNVQFQQSMALARHLAKKGILFRQQVYPDVSHSLAGVKGHLYLSMAQFLDDCFQKQVPTDTKAGLISGGTSL, from the exons GAGCTTGTCTCAGCGAATCAGAATCAAAGAAACTGGCGTGGGATTCTGATTGCTCTACTGGTGATCGTTGCGGTCCTGGCTTTGATCGTGACATCAGTTGCTCTGTTAACACCACCAGATGAAGGCCCTAGAGTACGAGGCACACGGCTACGCCTCTCCGAg GTACTATCCGGAGAATTAACCCCTCTCCTCTTCAACGGATCATGGACAAGCGAACAACACATATGCTACAGGGATGTTTGGGGTGGAATTTCgctgttatatattaatcaaGATAATGTTACCTCTCGTAGCTTAATGCCCAATGAAACTTTT AGAAGACTGAATCCTGCCAAGTTCTTGTTATCGCCGGATCGTAAATACTTGCTCCTAGCTTATAACGTGAAGAAACTGTTTCGATACTCGTATTTAGCACAGTACAATGTCTATGATGTGAATACACG ggaaattataaaattaagtcCATACCCGGAGAAGGAGGATCACCCTTATCTTTTATTAGCAAAGTGGACTCCGCGCGGTCACGGACTTGTCATGGTGCAAGATtacgatatatattatagaactGGTCCTATGAGTAATACAGGCTATCGAGTTACTAATACATCAATTCCTGGTATTTTGTCGAATGGATTACCCGATTGGCTGTACGAAG AGGAAATATTGCTCTGCGCAGAGGCTATTTGGATGTCACCAGATGGTCATATGATGTTATATGCATCTTTTAATGATTCGCTCGTTGAGGAGATGCACATATCGTGGTTTGGAGAAGAAAATAAGGTTCTTTATCCGAAAATACGATCTCTTCGTTATCCGAAG cCAGGAACTCCGAACCCTGTGGCGCGACTCTACGTAGCAGATTTGGCAGATCCAAAGAATATTCATACGAAGGTAGTGAAACCGCCACCTATCATCGAGCATGT AGAACATTACTTTACTTCGGCTTCTTGGGTATCGTCAACGGAGGTGTGCATAACGTGGTTAACACGTGCTCAGAACCTTTCGGTTGTAACTAGATGCCAAAGTCCAATGTGGCGTTGTCAG GAGATTCAAAGGATAGTATCTGAAGATCGTGGATGGGTGGACACCCCTCCAGAAGCACCTATTTTCTCAGCAAACGGAAGCAGTTATATTGCAATAAGTCCGGTAAAGGATGGTCCATCTGGTTATTATAAACACATTGTTTGGGTGAATGTTGATCGAAAGTTGATTATTCCTCTCACGCATGGGAAGTTCGAAGTCACTCAAATAGTGGCATGGGATCAAGTGAACAATACTAT ATATTTTATAGGTATACCGCCGATGCGTCCAGGCCAGAGACACCTTTATTACGTGAGTTCTGTGTTACCGAATGTGGGTACGTCTCTGCATCCTGCTGTCTGCATCACATGTACAGAAGCCTCagaagggaatttaaatgATCACCAAACAGTTCTTTCTCGTCATCATAGCACTTCgtccgaaaataattatatacgtgACCATTATGAGGCAAGAGAGAACGCGCAACACTCGGACCGAGAAAAGGCGAAGGAAAAACCTACGAAGAAACAAAAACCGAAACCATATGTACCTCCAA CTTTTAATGAAGAACCGTGTCAATACCATAATGCTATTTTTCCACGGGGGAGTAcgaactattttattttagaatgttaTGGGCCAAGTATACCAACGGTTGCATTGTACAAAACTGAACTACCTATGCCACGGCTGATCTACGTTTTGCAGAACAATACACAATTACGT GAAAGAGTTGCTAATCTCGCACTACCGCAAGTAAAAACATTCCCTGTACAAATGAGTGGCGGGTATAACGCACAAGTGAGACTACATTTGCCGCCCGGTTTGAGAGAAGATGAAATCACGAGGTACCCTTTAGTCGTGCAAGT GTATGGTGCACCTGGAACGCAATTAGTAACGGAAATGTTCAAAATAGACTGGAACACATTCCTGGCTAGTAGGAAAAATGTGATCGTCGCCCAGATCGATGGTAGAGGCAGCGGAGGCCAAGGTTACAAGTTTTTGCACGAAGTGTACTATAGACTTGGTTCCGTAGAAGTTGCTGACCAACTGGAAGTTACCGA ATACTTGCGGGATTCGTTGCACTTTGTGGACAAAAGACGGGTTGCTATTTGGGGATGGAGCTATGGAGGTTTCTTGGCCGCACTTGCATTAGCGCATCCCGATGGAAACGTATTTCAATGTGGTATAAGCCTGGCGCCTATTGTATCATGGAAACTCTATG attctGCGTTTGCCGAACGATATATGGGCATGCCAACTGTTACATCAAATTACAAAGGTTACGCAGAATCAGATGTTTATGAAAAAGTTGAGTCTTTGCGAGATAAAATGTTCTACTTGGTACACGGTACAGCTGACGATAATGTCCAGTTTCAACAATCAATGGCACTCGCACGACATCTTGCTAAGAAAGGCATACTTTTTCGACAAcag gTTTATCCTGACGTGAGTCATTCTCTAGCAGGAGTAAAGGGTCatctttatttatcaatggCACAATTCTTAGACGACTGTTTTCAAAAGCAAGTACCTACCGATACGAAAGCGGGTCTTATCAGTGGTGGTACTAGTTTGTag